The following proteins come from a genomic window of Phnomibacter ginsenosidimutans:
- a CDS encoding M20 metallopeptidase family protein, protein MSTTLQEIIQQKAAAYQSDCIAIRHHLHSHPELSYQEFETSAFIQAELTKLGIAFEVMATTGVVALIQGKNPDSRIIALRADIDALPIQEENDLSYKSTRPGIMHACGHDVHTTCLLGAARILHETKEYWEGTVKLIFQPGEEKNPGGASLLIKEGVLSNPKPDGIVALHVHPGLATGQLSFRSGTVMASADELYFTVKSKGGHAAAPHLTSDTIVAASHLVISLQQIISRNNNPFNPSVLSISSFQGGHTTNVIPSEVKLMGTLRCMNEEWRFKAHELIRRHVQHLGEAMGVDMSVHIDVGYPTVLNNERLNSNARALAATYFGDSHIEETEMRMGAEDFGYYAQQIPACFFRLGVMNEAKGITSGVHTPTFNVDEAAIQNGVGIMAWLGATLRY, encoded by the coding sequence ATGTCTACTACACTACAAGAAATCATACAACAAAAAGCAGCCGCATATCAATCGGACTGCATAGCGATACGCCATCATTTACACAGCCATCCTGAGCTCAGCTATCAGGAGTTTGAAACATCCGCTTTCATTCAGGCCGAGCTCACCAAACTGGGCATTGCTTTCGAAGTAATGGCAACCACCGGTGTAGTAGCGTTGATACAAGGTAAGAATCCCGACAGCCGCATCATTGCCCTTCGGGCAGATATTGATGCCCTGCCCATTCAGGAAGAAAACGACCTGTCATACAAAAGTACCCGACCAGGCATCATGCATGCTTGTGGCCACGATGTACATACCACCTGCCTGCTGGGTGCAGCCCGTATTCTTCATGAAACAAAAGAATATTGGGAAGGCACGGTGAAACTCATCTTTCAACCCGGTGAAGAAAAAAATCCCGGTGGCGCCAGCCTCCTGATCAAAGAGGGTGTGCTCAGCAATCCCAAACCCGACGGCATTGTAGCGCTGCATGTACATCCGGGCTTGGCTACCGGTCAGTTGAGTTTTCGCAGTGGCACAGTTATGGCCAGTGCCGATGAATTGTATTTTACCGTGAAGAGCAAAGGCGGCCACGCTGCAGCCCCACACCTCACCAGCGATACCATTGTCGCAGCTTCGCATCTGGTGATTTCATTGCAACAAATTATCAGCCGCAACAACAATCCTTTCAACCCTTCCGTGCTCAGCATTTCCTCCTTTCAGGGCGGGCATACCACCAATGTTATTCCCAGCGAAGTAAAGCTCATGGGCACTTTGCGCTGCATGAACGAAGAGTGGCGTTTCAAAGCACATGAGCTCATCCGCCGTCATGTGCAGCACCTTGGCGAAGCCATGGGTGTAGACATGAGTGTGCATATTGATGTGGGCTATCCCACTGTACTCAACAACGAACGCCTCAACAGCAATGCAAGAGCGTTAGCCGCCACTTATTTTGGCGACAGCCACATTGAAGAAACCGAAATGCGGATGGGTGCCGAAGACTTCGGCTACTATGCCCAGCAAATACCCGCCTGCTTCTTCCGCCTCGGCGTGATGAACGAAGCCAAAGGCATTACCAGCGGCGTACATACGCCCACTTTCAATGTAGACGAAGCCGCCATTCAAAATGGCGTCGGCATCATGGCCTGGCTCGGCGCTACATTGCGGTATTAA
- a CDS encoding SPOR domain-containing protein: MNWTKFLPVIAALLLCSFALHAQQTDSTATAVVHADPRVNWLAEKQAQINKVSVYKNSAGQWKGYRVMVLNSNNRDLANKTKADLLKYFPDKGVYMAYQAPYFKLKAGDFVKREDAEKFRKELSKYFTGSLFVMNDIIKVTAEEEAKLLAAEKDEKGY; the protein is encoded by the coding sequence ATGAACTGGACTAAATTTTTACCCGTCATTGCAGCCTTGCTCCTGTGCAGCTTCGCATTGCATGCTCAACAAACAGACAGCACCGCTACCGCAGTGGTACATGCCGACCCAAGAGTAAACTGGCTGGCAGAAAAGCAGGCGCAAATCAACAAGGTATCGGTGTACAAAAACAGCGCCGGCCAATGGAAAGGCTACCGGGTGATGGTGCTCAACAGCAACAACCGCGACCTGGCCAACAAAACCAAGGCCGACCTGCTCAAATACTTTCCCGACAAAGGCGTGTACATGGCCTATCAGGCACCGTATTTCAAACTCAAAGCCGGCGATTTTGTAAAACGGGAAGACGCAGAAAAATTCAGGAAAGAACTCAGCAAATATTTTACGGGTAGTTTGTTTGTGATGAACGACATCATTAAAGTAACTGCCGAAGAAGAAGCCAAATTACTGGCTGCCGAAAAAGACGAAAAAGGATATTGA
- the deoC gene encoding deoxyribose-phosphate aldolase, with protein sequence MKHNIAAAVDHTLLKPGMLASQVELLCEEAKTQGFTAVCVPPLFVKQAKQALEGSSVKVATVIGFPFGYSAIEAKLAETLLAIVDGADELDVVINFTAIKNNDWTFVANEINHLMPVITANNRTIKVIIESGVLTDDEIIKCCEIYGAAGVHFMKTSTGYAEKGASVHAVELMRKNLPAHIQIKASGGIRDAAFAEALMDAGATRLGTSSGIALAQGKASTTQY encoded by the coding sequence ATGAAGCATAATATAGCCGCCGCCGTAGACCATACTTTACTCAAACCTGGTATGCTGGCCAGCCAGGTTGAGTTACTCTGCGAAGAAGCCAAAACACAAGGCTTTACCGCCGTATGTGTACCACCGCTGTTTGTAAAACAAGCCAAGCAAGCTCTGGAAGGTAGCAGCGTAAAAGTGGCTACTGTTATCGGTTTCCCCTTTGGCTACTCAGCCATCGAAGCCAAACTGGCCGAGACCTTGCTGGCCATTGTAGATGGTGCCGATGAACTCGATGTGGTCATCAACTTTACGGCCATCAAAAATAACGACTGGACATTTGTGGCGAATGAAATCAACCACCTGATGCCGGTGATTACTGCCAACAACAGAACCATCAAAGTAATTATCGAAAGTGGCGTTCTCACCGATGATGAAATCATTAAATGCTGCGAAATTTATGGTGCAGCAGGTGTGCATTTTATGAAAACCTCTACCGGCTACGCCGAAAAAGGTGCCAGCGTTCATGCCGTTGAACTGATGCGCAAAAACCTGCCTGCCCACATCCAAATCAAAGCTTCTGGTGGCATCAGAGATGCAGCTTTTGCTGAAGCACTAATGGATGCCGGCGCTACCCGTTTAGGTACCAGCAGCGGCATTGCATTGGCACAGGGCAAAGCATCCACTACCCAATATTAA
- a CDS encoding cation diffusion facilitator family transporter produces the protein MPAREATLQSFRVQRWVTLVGVVLLILKFAAYYVTHSVAILTDALESIVNVVAGGISLYSLYVAAKPRDKDHPYGHGKAEFLSAGVEGTLIGVAGVWIIIEAIQKLLHPAPIHQLDIGLVLIAISGVVNYLVGAIAEKTGHKNNSLAIVATGKHLKSDAYSTAGLVAGLLLLMFTQWQWVDSAVALLFGLLIIFTGIGIVRKSVAGIMDEADTDLLQQMVTLLNKERQPNWIDLHNLRIIKYGNQMHVDCHLTIPWYLNVHEAHAEVDLLTNAVRHEFGSSLEIFTHTDGCLPFSCRICQVQECPHRKQHFVRSIPWTLHNLFENKKHRIEHEA, from the coding sequence ATGCCGGCAAGAGAAGCAACACTCCAATCCTTTCGGGTACAACGTTGGGTAACGCTGGTGGGAGTTGTGCTGCTCATCCTCAAGTTTGCCGCTTACTACGTTACGCATTCAGTAGCCATCTTAACCGATGCACTGGAAAGTATTGTCAACGTAGTTGCCGGTGGCATTAGTTTATACAGTTTGTATGTGGCAGCCAAGCCCCGCGACAAAGACCACCCTTACGGACACGGGAAGGCTGAATTTTTATCAGCCGGTGTTGAAGGCACACTCATTGGCGTGGCAGGTGTCTGGATTATTATTGAAGCCATTCAAAAACTGCTCCATCCCGCACCCATTCACCAGCTTGATATTGGTTTGGTATTGATTGCCATCAGCGGTGTGGTAAATTATCTGGTAGGTGCTATTGCCGAAAAAACAGGACACAAAAACAATTCACTGGCCATTGTAGCCACCGGCAAACACCTGAAGAGTGATGCCTATTCCACCGCAGGATTGGTGGCGGGTTTGTTGCTCCTCATGTTTACCCAATGGCAATGGGTGGATAGTGCCGTGGCATTGCTGTTTGGCTTGCTCATCATCTTCACCGGCATTGGTATTGTACGCAAAAGCGTAGCCGGCATTATGGATGAAGCCGACACCGATTTGTTGCAACAAATGGTAACGCTGCTCAACAAAGAACGCCAGCCAAACTGGATTGACTTGCACAACCTGCGCATCATCAAATACGGCAATCAAATGCATGTTGATTGCCACCTCACCATTCCATGGTACCTCAATGTACACGAAGCCCACGCCGAAGTAGACCTGCTCACCAATGCAGTGCGGCATGAGTTTGGCAGTAGTTTAGAAATCTTCACCCACACCGATGGCTGCCTGCCCTTCAGCTGCCGCATTTGTCAGGTGCAAGAATGCCCCCACCGCAAGCAACATTTTGTACGCAGCATTCCGTGGACGCTGCACAATCTTTTTGAAAACAAAAAACACCGCATCGAACATGAAGCATAA
- a CDS encoding OsmC family protein codes for MTWHSTSEYDEHVINLNGATGPDGKRLAFSPKALLLSGLAGCSGIDVVEILTKMKVPFTKLEIEAESEPVTEHPKVFQDIHIEYKIDAAPEDEDKVKRAVSLSLEKYCGVAAMLRKNSAIVPTITLI; via the coding sequence ATGACATGGCATTCGACAAGCGAATACGACGAACATGTAATCAACTTGAATGGCGCTACCGGCCCCGATGGCAAGCGACTGGCCTTTAGCCCCAAAGCTTTGTTGCTGAGCGGCCTTGCCGGCTGCAGCGGCATTGATGTGGTGGAAATTCTCACCAAAATGAAAGTACCGTTTACCAAGCTGGAAATTGAAGCTGAAAGTGAACCTGTAACCGAGCATCCCAAAGTGTTTCAAGACATCCACATTGAATACAAAATAGATGCAGCACCTGAAGATGAAGACAAAGTAAAAAGAGCCGTTTCGCTGTCGTTGGAAAAATATTGTGGTGTAGCAGCCATGCTCCGCAAAAACAGCGCCATCGTGCCTACCATCACCCTCATCTAA
- a CDS encoding superoxide dismutase encodes MNRRNFLTEGSKAAAGIVVAGGALASLSACGNKAQATASKFYAGTPGLIQRPLGYDYNALLPSIDAATMEIHYSKHAAAYTKNMTEALAAEAPDTKQLETLFANMSKYSAKLRNNAGGHYNHESFWRFMKPGGAAMPAALKAAIEKQFGSEADMRTAFAAAGTSRFGSGWAWLVVDANKQLKIGSTPNQDNPLMDVSELKGYPILALDVWEHAYYLKYQNKRADYIAAWWNIVNWDEVYARYQFAMA; translated from the coding sequence ATGAACAGAAGAAATTTCTTAACCGAAGGTTCGAAAGCGGCTGCTGGTATAGTGGTGGCAGGCGGTGCATTGGCCAGCCTCAGTGCTTGTGGCAATAAAGCTCAAGCTACTGCGAGTAAATTCTATGCCGGCACACCCGGACTGATACAACGTCCACTGGGTTATGATTACAATGCGTTGCTGCCATCAATCGATGCCGCTACCATGGAAATTCATTATAGCAAACATGCAGCGGCCTACACCAAAAACATGACCGAAGCATTGGCTGCAGAAGCCCCCGACACCAAGCAGTTGGAAACACTGTTTGCCAACATGAGCAAGTACAGCGCCAAGCTGCGCAACAATGCCGGCGGCCATTACAACCACGAAAGTTTTTGGCGCTTTATGAAACCCGGTGGTGCAGCTATGCCTGCTGCACTCAAAGCTGCTATCGAAAAGCAGTTTGGTTCAGAAGCCGACATGCGTACTGCTTTTGCAGCTGCAGGTACCAGCCGCTTTGGCAGTGGCTGGGCTTGGTTGGTGGTAGATGCCAACAAGCAACTGAAAATTGGCAGCACCCCAAATCAAGACAATCCGCTGATGGATGTGAGTGAACTGAAAGGATACCCCATTCTTGCGTTGGATGTTTGGGAACATGCTTATTATCTCAAATACCAAAACAAACGGGCCGATTACATTGCTGCCTGGTGGAACATTGTGAACTGGGACGAAGTGTATGCCCGCTACCAGTTTGCCATGGCATAA
- a CDS encoding LptF/LptG family permease — translation MIKQLDKLILRAFIGPFLATFLIAIFVLILQFFWLWIDDFVGKGIDMATLGEVVLYVAASWVPVALPLAMLLSTIMTFGNLGESYELVAIKSAGISLLRFMRPILAASILIVGVAFLFNNNIIPIVNLKLNKLKYEIVYSKPAFDIKPGVFYDNIEGYVIKLGSKENDGALIKDVIIYEKGNYLQDNVILADSGSMTVSSDKRFLKFHLKHGTRYEERGMRSTVNTELIRVGFDEYEKIFDLTSFFRVESNDSLFKDNYRMLSVRQLKHFMDSVVVKKDSLSKRIQTDVSGNFAFVKLYDSNKLKLPTVNPKTLPKTANKIFPDSTKTILADMALSKLNAAKSSMDIFYADYNGRSREIREYMIGMHQKFALSFACFVMFLIGAPLGSIIRKGGIGTPLVFAVIFFAIFHLLNTTGEKLAKEAVLSPFVGTWLPSIVMVPIGIFLGYKAMRDSQLFNKEFYYRTAVQFKKIIRRNATKNEA, via the coding sequence GTGATTAAACAATTAGACAAATTAATACTGCGGGCTTTCATCGGTCCATTTCTTGCCACGTTTCTCATTGCCATTTTTGTACTCATTCTGCAATTCTTCTGGCTCTGGATCGACGACTTTGTGGGTAAAGGTATTGATATGGCCACGTTGGGCGAAGTAGTGTTGTATGTGGCAGCCAGTTGGGTACCCGTAGCCCTGCCGCTGGCTATGCTGCTATCCACCATTATGACCTTTGGCAATTTGGGTGAAAGCTATGAACTCGTTGCCATTAAATCGGCCGGCATATCGTTGTTGAGATTTATGCGGCCCATACTTGCCGCCAGCATATTGATTGTAGGCGTCGCTTTTTTGTTCAACAACAATATCATTCCCATTGTCAATCTCAAACTGAACAAACTGAAGTATGAGATTGTGTACTCCAAACCTGCGTTCGATATCAAACCGGGTGTGTTTTACGACAACATTGAAGGATACGTGATTAAATTGGGTAGCAAAGAAAATGATGGTGCTCTCATTAAAGACGTCATCATTTATGAAAAAGGAAACTACCTGCAAGACAATGTGATACTGGCCGACAGTGGTTCGATGACAGTGAGCAGCGACAAACGTTTCCTGAAATTTCACCTGAAGCATGGCACCCGCTACGAAGAAAGAGGCATGCGCAGTACGGTAAATACAGAACTCATTCGGGTAGGTTTTGATGAGTATGAAAAGATTTTTGACCTCACCAGTTTTTTTCGGGTAGAATCCAACGACAGTTTGTTTAAAGACAACTACCGCATGTTGAGTGTACGCCAGTTGAAACACTTCATGGATTCCGTCGTAGTAAAGAAAGATTCCCTGTCGAAAAGAATACAAACGGATGTGAGCGGCAATTTTGCTTTTGTAAAACTTTACGACAGCAACAAATTGAAACTGCCGACGGTCAACCCCAAAACCTTGCCCAAAACGGCCAACAAAATTTTTCCCGACAGTACCAAAACCATTTTGGCAGATATGGCTTTGAGCAAGCTGAATGCGGCCAAATCTTCCATGGATATTTTTTACGCCGATTACAATGGCCGTAGCAGAGAAATACGGGAATACATGATTGGCATGCATCAGAAGTTTGCCTTGTCCTTTGCCTGCTTTGTGATGTTTCTGATTGGTGCACCACTGGGTTCCATCATTCGCAAGGGCGGCATAGGTACGCCGCTGGTTTTTGCCGTTATCTTTTTTGCTATTTTTCATTTGCTGAATACCACGGGAGAAAAGCTGGCCAAAGAAGCCGTGCTCTCTCCTTTTGTTGGCACATGGCTTCCTTCTATTGTAATGGTGCCCATTGGCATTTTCTTAGGATACAAAGCCATGCGGGATTCACAATTGTTCAACAAAGAATTTTACTACCGCACAGCGGTGCAATTCAAAAAAATCATCCGGCGCAATGCCACAAAAAACGAAGCATGA
- a CDS encoding START-like domain-containing protein, whose translation MSKKQKFTLEYPVRCSPTILYEFLATSNGLQEWFADKVDDKDNVWLFTWNGATEKASVVEQEQDKFVRFRWSHTGPDEYFEFRIEKTEVSNQTILVITDFAEKADIKDQSQLWDYQVKDLFHRLGN comes from the coding sequence ATGAGTAAGAAGCAAAAATTCACACTAGAATATCCCGTTAGGTGCTCCCCCACCATTTTGTACGAATTCCTGGCCACCTCTAATGGTTTGCAAGAATGGTTTGCAGATAAAGTGGATGATAAAGACAATGTTTGGCTGTTTACCTGGAATGGTGCCACTGAAAAAGCCTCGGTAGTAGAACAAGAGCAGGACAAATTTGTACGATTCCGTTGGTCGCATACTGGTCCTGATGAATACTTCGAATTCCGCATTGAGAAAACAGAAGTGAGCAATCAGACCATTTTGGTGATTACCGATTTTGCTGAAAAAGCAGACATCAAAGACCAAAGCCAATTGTGGGATTATCAGGTAAAAGACCTGTTTCACCGCTTGGGCAACTAA